The Macrobrachium nipponense isolate FS-2020 chromosome 24, ASM1510439v2, whole genome shotgun sequence genome segment GGAATTTGACAGTGAAAAATTTCAAGACGATCCATGGTGTTGATGACCCTTCTCACTGCGCTGCCATACCACCACAGACAGTAAAGTCTAAGTGTCAATCTTACCCTCTTCTTGACGTTGTACTCCTGCTTGCCCTGTCTCTCGATGGCCAGATGGATCATGTGGTGGGAGAGGTCGATGCCATTCACTTTGACACCATAGTGGCGCGCCATGAAGAAAGCCGAGGCTCCGGTCCCACATCCGACGTCGAGAACTAACTGGTCAGGATGCAGCGTCAACCGGGAGCACAGGTCCTGCAGATAGTAAGTAAAGGATTCAGTCTGTGGCTCAGCTTCAACAAGTGCTGACGAATGAGACCACTCACTACAGCAACTAGAAGCTGATTGAGAAGAGTGGACCTCTTACTTACCCTGTTGGTTGCTTCCCCTCCAGTGGAAAACCACATGTGGCCAAATGCTCGCTCTGCCATGATGATGCTGTTGAGGTTATAACAGTTGTGTATTGTTTGCATCAGTTCACTTGGGCTTTGAATGCTGGTCTTCTTTGCCAAAAAGCACAGCTGGTTTGGGTTGCAATGATACtgttgggaaaaaaaagaaacttagtaTAATTGGTTTCTAGTAGAGCCCCCTGCCTTCTTCcagtattgttttatatttatttcataatgttatTGCAAACGGCTTCACCAAGAAACTGAGCTCAGAGGATAGAAGTTTGAAGATAGTAGTGACTTGCTCATTTGAAATAAAAGTGAGTTTGTCATAGCAATGTATCATTCCGGCAAAAGTTTACAGTTTATAGCAAAATCTGCGACACATTTCAATTAGTTTCTAACATATCGGTACATATGCTTTCTCTGTAGTGAGACATGTTAaatgcttcatttattttttacaattacaGCATGATACTGCAGTTACAGATGGTGCTCGTATGCGGTTTTGCAGCAGACAGGGATCAGTTGCATggcaaagcaaaaataaatttaaaactatcataaaagTGCATATAATTTTACTCCTTAAGTTAGAACAATTATAAAAATGCAAAGTGCCCTAGGTGCATTGCTCTTACCATCTGAAAAGTTATGGCAGTTATCATCACAAATAGGAagtgatgattttgatgaaaatggtgCACTCAACAAAGACCTCGGCCAGCCTGATCGTTTGTAAGAGGAAAAAGAACTACCATCCCATCCTGCTGATGGGAACAGGTTGCATGCACACTGTGGAAAGCAAATTCTTGCTGGTGACATTCAGTTATCAAAAATAGGAAGGTTTCAGATCCCTTACCTTAATATAAGTTAGGATGCTCTTGCCTCGAACGATTTTGAATGTAGATTTGTCCTGAGCTGTTGTTTTCTCCAAGGCGTGACAGTAGTCAATAGGCGTTCTGTATATGGTCGGATTCTCCTCCCTTTTCATGTTACCTGGAAAAACGTCAATAAAGTATATACTTGGGTCTATATAATCACTGTATCTCATGGCATGAtttgaatgaaataaagaaatgcatGAAATTGACCTTACTTGGAACAAAACACTCATTTGTAAAGTAGAAATGTAGAATGGAAAATTGCTGATGTGCAGAACTCAGGATATTAGATGCAAGAAACAAGTGTTAAAGTAAAACTGGATAAAGCAATAAAGAtcttattattagtagtagctCCTTTCAAAAGGACTTCCCTCAAAACTCACCGGACTGATGGTAGCAAGACTCGCGCAGGAAGAAGCATCCTTCTGGCGCAAGCCATTCCAAGACCTTGCGGAAGACGTTGTTGGTCTCCTCATCACTCAGGTACATGAAGAGCCAGTTGCTGAACACTAGATCAAAGGAACCTGGCGGAAAGTCTAATCTGTTGAGTTTCAAAGGGAAACAGAAACAGTTTGTGCTTTAGTGACATTTCCAGGCCATCTTTATGCATACTTATGCAACAGAAAAGATGCAAGATATAAGATATGGTGTATAGAATTATGAGCTCAGATATCATGAAGCTTTTATTGCCCAAACTGAAGGTAGTAAGCACTTACTTTGTGACATCGGCACACTTAAAAACAATGTTGTTAAGATGACCATTCtcctttttgttgtaatctacatATTCTTGGATGAAATCGACGGTAGTCACATGACTCGCTACCTGGGCCAGTCTTGGGGTGAAGCGCCTACAACAATGGAAATGGAGAAAAAGCAGTTTTTTAGTATTCATTGGTGTGTGTTGGCATTACGGCGTCTGGTAAGCCACGAAAGGATCAAATGTGGTTAACGTTTATTGCTACTACCAATGAGTCACCCTTTGACAAGGTGTACAACTTGTAAGGCTCCCATGCTAGGTTGCAGCTTCACTGCCAAATGAGAACTCTTCAGTTAAGGGCTAAGGGAGCACCCCTGGGAAAAGGTGCAATTGTTAGTGAATTGAGTCCAATAGGATTCCAAAGCTGTCCCAGCAAAAACTAGTGTCCCCTTTCTTCAACGGTCCTGGTCTAGACTTTCTTGCTATAAGTGGTGGCTCCACCTAAAAAGATGAATAATGATGACCATTGGATTCTGCAATCAAGTTGTACTCATTTGTTGTTTGGTCTCTCTCTGGaaactttttcaaagttaatcTAACAGTGATCATTTGCAACTCACCCGATCCcagcaccgagttccaggactCTCTTCCCTTTATAATTGGGCAAATAAGAGAGGATTTCGTTCTTTTCGCTCTCGCCCAAGTTCTTGGCGTCGTGGGAGAGCATCATGGACTCCACCGAAGGGTTGTACATCTTCCAGAAGTTCTTCATCTTGTCCCGGAAGCATTCCTCCTCCAAAACGTGACCGTTAGAAgctaaaagataaatatttaattgATCAATGCGTTTGATTATTGCTGGTACTGACACTGCAAAATTTAGAAGGATAATATTGGGAGAGTATGTTTATCGTTAGTATTAATGGTTCCGAATCTTGGAGGGACTTCATCGATAAAATAGGCACAACTGTTGCTTCTACAGAGAATTATTAAATCTAAAAGGATAACTTATGGAAACGTGTAGTTATTGCAGGTATTGATGACTGAACCATTTCACAGGATAACAGTGGGGATAAAAGAAAAGTTATTGCAGGTGTAAACAGGCATTTACCCAACCTCATCCAATTTTCTGTGTGTGGAAGTGGACAATCCTCCTAAAATGAAATTGTTCCGTGTGTTTTTCTCCCCCTTTACTGCCTGGCTTGGGAATTCTCTGCCTGTTTGTGTTTTTACCTCTTAAAACCTTCATTCAAGATATAGAAAAGCTTACAACACCTCTGTGGCTGAAACTCGTCCTTGACTTGCCCTTCTCCATTCCATTGGCTCTTACTCATGTAAAATGTTATCTTTTGACTTTTCTTCATTGCATTatcataaggaaaattaaattccaGTGCGGTCAAGTGGTCTCTGCGACACTTGTACTTCAAGCGTTGAATTATGGGTACACTCATGATTTACAAAAACTGACAAATTAGTCACTTCATGCACCTACATTGAACCCCTCTTACTTTGATCCATCCTCTCGCCCATGCTAACTTCTTTTTATACTACATTCCCCACCCTCATTAGTTCTTCTCTAACCTCATGGACCATACAAACATCCATACTTCACTTCCATCAAGGAAATTGACTCGACATTTTCTTCGTATTCCGAGTCTTCTCGGAATACGAAGGTACCATGCTCACACCATGGTATCTCGAACTTCACCTGATCTGTAACTTGTCTTTTCTCTACTGTTACCATTATCCAttatatttactcccaaataGTTATATGCATGACCAACTTCCATTATTCCAGTATCCGCATTAACATTCTGAGTCTAATTGGGCTGATGTCTGTTTGGTTCATAACCCTGCTCTAGCTCACATTTACTTATGACTTTCTCTTCTTGTAAACTCTTTCAAACAcgttagtttctgcagtttctcttactttttccaaTCAGCACAGTATTGTCATTGACAACTTTTTTCATACCCACAATTTATACTTAAATCCACTTTTCAATTGTTCTCAGGGGCTCCCTTCCATATTCCATTCGAATTTCTCACATAACTTTCATGATAGACACATGTttcacactctttctcccttctaTAAACCACACTGTATAGGACAGTACTACCCTTGTCAGTCTTTTTGTGTCTGCCTTACTTTTGTAATCAAAATCCCACCATACATCTTTCCCTGGTATTGTACAGTCGCCCCAGACATGATCACTCTTTACCATatcccatcacacacacacacacacacacacactgctctTCCACTGTTGTCTCATTATGTGCCAAAATGTCTGGCTTCATCTCCCACAGCAAATCAGACATCCTCCATTTCCTGTCTGCTGCACTGGGCTGCATCCATGCAAATTCCATCTCTGGTTTCTTTGCATCGCAGGGTACGGTGTTGTAAACTGCATGCCTCTGGATGTTTGGCGACTTTCACACTGCGCAACATTGACACACAATCAGTCACCACAAGTAGCTAATCTTCTTGTAGTTCTGTTGTATTTTCTGATAATGGCACTAGCAGCAGGAATGCTTTTTAAAATAGTTTCCCACAGGAATGAAAATTGTGATTGCTATTGACCACAAAGAGGTTTATGTACAAGATAAGGGGGCATTTCCCATGCCAAGGGGTCCACAAGCCTTTACTAATCTTTCCTCTCCCTCAGATTTCATTATATCTGGACTCTGAACTTCTGACACATTGTGAAGCAGCAGTGTCCATGTTGCACTGCCTAAGATAACCATGATGGCAGTCATCAATAAAATAgactatactagattcacatcaaccttgcatttgatgtctaggccagtcccatacgacactcctgattggctgttcataagccaatcacagggctgtaaactctcgGTCTCGAGAGAGTGTTCACATTTGCAGGATGTCTGTATgtatcctgagggatacatctttcaaaagtatgcatcaggagaggtagaacatacatcctacctatgtgaactctctcgagagaatgagtttccagccctgtcattggtttatcaacagccaatcaggagtgtcgtaagggactggcctagacaccagatgcaccgttgatgtgaatctaccttTTTTATAGTATTCTCTAGATGTTGTCAGCAAAATGGGACCTCCTTTGACTGTGTTGCACCCAACTCACATATGCAAGATTCAGGAATTGCCTCCGGCCTACCACCCACCCACCAGTCCACCCAGCTGTAAATGGGCACAGACTCTGTTGTAGTGTCAAGAAGCAAGGGCCTAGCACACCCAGTACCTGAAGAATTGCTAAGAAACCAGAGCGCTTCTTCACCGTTCTGTGCCATTTTGAAGACTTGGATAAGGTCACTTGTCCCATTGTCCAACATGACTGCGACTCTCCACATTCGATCAGTTACCGGGTGCTTGATTCAGTGGTTAGCTCTACTGAGGCGCAATGTGGTGCGGTCGCTCCAGAGTGcaagaatgatgagagagagagagtgaaagatgTGGGAATCCATACAGCGAGAACTTAAGCAAGCAAGCAGAGACTGCTATATAAGCAAGAGATTCGGTGGCTCTCGTGGATTCACTGAAGACTTTTATATAACGGGAAAGAAATTCATTCCAATTTCCTTCTTCCCGAGTGTTGGCACATTGGTCTAGGGCGATTATGGGTCTTAATTCTCATCGTGTTTAGGGAAACCaaactttaaaagaataaatatataattaaataattttcgtCCTTCGTATGAAACTTCAAACCGTAACTCACCCATCCTCTGGATCGTCCGCCGCCTGTCCTGTGAATACTAGAATTGCCGTCTTGGCCACAAGCGATTTTCCTTTAGTATGCCACCGGGATGAACGTGAGTACGTTCGTAGGCACGTTGGtttggggtgggggcggggggagtgagGGGGTCCCGAAGGCCTTTCCGGTGACGTCACGAAAGCGAACCCCATGTCTGCACTTCGCCGAAGTGGGAGGAGACCAGAATGGCCTGAGATATTTCCGCGTTATCTATTGGCAGAAGGGGATAAAATCCAGGAGTTGCTGATAATCTTTAACTGTTGGGGGCGAAGGGCGGGTTTGTCGAtaactctttcttcttcttctttttcttcctattATCTGTTACGAACTCCCAGATGCTATGGAAGACAAAGATCTTGAAGAATGACCGATTTCATTTTTCAAATCAATTAATGCGtttatacttagatatatatatatatatatatatatctatatgcatatattaatatatctatatatatatatataatatatatatatatatatttatatatagtgtatatactgcatatattatgtaatatatatagatatatatatgatatttctgtatatatatatatcgaatatatatatatatatatatataatatatatatatatttatatatatatatatatgtatattcaagaGTGATTATGATAATTTGTATTTCGTAATAGACCTGATCCGCCATCACGACTTGATTTAATCCATCAGAATCTGTTAACATTTGTCCTTTGCTCTGTGGTGATATCAAGCAGAGTATGCCATGACTACAGATAACGGAAttcaccctgagagagagagatgtagagagagaggagagagagacgagagagagaagagagagagagagagaatgcagtggAAAAGTCTACGGCACCAAAGTATACATTTCTTTACTTCTGAAGACTCTGGTTGTTGTCCATTAATCATAGTACTACAGCTGAGtcggtttcctcctgttacacctttcaaaccttgtaatgtcagtttccgttttagcgctgaatgacctcgtagagaccagagcttggcctttgacctaaattctatattctgtcgTAAGTACTCTTCCCTGGAGTATATATAGGTACCTACCAGACTCCAGGATCGAGTGCAAGCTGAAAGTCGATTGGTTAGGCGCCGAA includes the following:
- the LOC135205706 gene encoding uncharacterized protein LOC135205706, whose amino-acid sequence is MASNGHVLEEECFRDKMKNFWKMYNPSVESMMLSHDAKNLGESEKNEILSYLPNYKGKRVLELGAGIGRFTPRLAQVASHVTTVDFIQEYVDYNKKENGHLNNIVFKCADVTKLDFPPGSFDLVFSNWLFMYLSDEETNNVFRKVLEWLAPEGCFFLRESCYHQSGNMKREENPTIYRTPIDYCHALEKTTAQDKSTFKIVRGKSILTYIKYHCNPNQLCFLAKKTSIQSPSELMQTIHNCYNLNSIIMAERAFGHMWFSTGGEATNRDLCSRLTLHPDQLVLDVGCGTGASAFFMARHYGVKVNGIDLSHHMIHLAIERQGKQEYNVKKRVHFEINNVLNADYDSDTYDVIYSRDAIHHVSEKRMLFKKLYKWLKPGGTLFFSDHCAWAATNTKEFVDYANVTKRWTLGTVASYCQDLRSVGFVDVQGEDKGNEFVAITRRELRSLVSGREAFVSDFSQEAYDELIVSWEKKIRFAEDGQLTWALFSATK